The Tenuifilum thalassicum genome includes the window GAAACGCGATTAACAAAAACCCTCAACCAAAACAATAGCAAACATTTTTCTTTGCAATTAAAAGTAAGAAAAAGTTCAACCAACACTATATCATTGAAATTCTGTCTTATAGATTTAACTCATAATATTCAAGTCAATAATCAAACATTTCTACTCTACAAAATCCTACTTATTTTCTCATCCCAATTGATTATTTATTGCATTTATCCAACCTTATATCAGAAACCAATTTAAATGTTTTACGTATTTCTATTTGAAACATGACTAAAAATACCAGTTTATATCTTTTTTATGACTCAGATATTCAAAAACATAAGAAACCGTTACTATGAAAAAATAATTTGCATTCCAAATCACTTATACGAAAGGAAGGACCTATCTTTTTTGAGAAATGATCTTTTTTTCTCCATTTTGCTTATTACTTTTCTCTTTGGAATATTAGCTTACATACCAAGCGTTTTTTTTTCAGTTGAACATGAGAAATATGCAATAGGTATAATTGACACGATTGCAATAGCAACAATAACTTACATCACATTTAGCAGGAAATTAAGCATTACTACTAAAAAAATTATCTTCGTCGTAAATGCTTACATTCTAGCCATAGTCCTATTCATTTATTTAGGGACAAAAGGGCCTGCAACCATTGTATTATTCAGCATCTCACTTCTATCTACACTATTTTTTAGTAAACGAGTTGGACTTATATCAGTTGCAATCAACGCAGCTGTTTATTTTTCGTTGCCCTTTACTATAAACAATCTAATTCCTAGACCTAATTTTTTTAATGATTTAACAGTAAATGCATGGCTGATTATTGGGTTTAACCTGATAATCTTTAATACCATTTTAGTTATTGCAATATCATTCTTAGTTGATCATCTTGAAAGTTTAATCATAAATGAAAAAGAGTTACAAAATCAACTTAAGAAGGAAAGAGAAGATTTGATAGTTGCAAAACAAAGAGCAGAAGAATCAGACAAGTTAAAATCGGCATTTTTAGCTAATATGAGCCATGAGATTCGAACACCAATGAATGGAATTTTGGGCTTTCTTGACCTTTTACAACAGCCCGACCTATCAGAAGCAACCAAATCTAAATACATCCACATTGTTAACAAAAGCGCTGAGCGGCTGATGAATACAATTAACGATTTAATTGATATTTCGAAGATTGAAGCTGGTGAAATTAACATAGTAAATACTGAAACCGATATTGACAAATTACTAATTGAACTTTACAACTTTTATAACCCTCAGGCTATCAAAAAAGGGATAACCCTATTCCCTTCTATACCTTACAGCAATTTGGAACTGAAGATATATACTGACAACCAAAAGCTATATGCCATTCTGAGCAACCTTATAAAAAATGCGTTGAAATTTACCGATGAAGGAAACATTTGTTTTGGTTACCTTTTAAAAGACAACATAATTGAATTTTTTGTTAAAGATACTGGAATTGGTATCCCAAAAGATAGACAAGATGTAATTTTCAACCGTTTTGTTCAAGCCGATTTATCGGACAAACGAGCATTTCAAGGTTCAGGTTTAGGGCTTTCCATTGCAAAAGCATACGTGGAGCTGTTAGGTGGTAAAATTTGGGTTGAAAGCGAGGAAGGGGTTGGCTCTGTATTCAAGTTCACAATACCACTTATACTTAGCAAACCACAAAACATTTGATTTTACTAAACAATTTGAACCGCATAAGCATCAATACAATCCCTTTAAACCATCAACAAATAGCACAAAAAAAGCCACCCTAAAAGGGCGGCTTAATTATGCATAATGATAAATCTAGTTAATAATCTCCATCTCATCGACTAAGTTTTTAGCACCAGCAAACTTATCAATGATAAATAGTGCATAGCGTATATCAAGGGTTATGTTCCGGCAGTAGTTAGGATCGAACATTACATCGCTCATGGTACTTTCCCAGCAGCGGTCGAAGTTAACACCTATTAAGTTGCCTTCAGCATCCAGAACAGGACTACCTGAATTACCACCAGTGGTATGATTCGAAGCAATAAATGCAACTGGCACAGTGCCATTTTCGGCATAGGGGCCAAAATCCTTTTTCTTGTAAAATTCAATTAAACGCTCGGGTGCAACATAATCAGGCACATTGCGCTGCTGCGCCTTTTCATATACCCCATCGATAGTTGTATAATAGTTGTAAACTACGCCATCGCGCGGAGCAAAACCTCCAACTTTACCATATGCAATTCGTAATGTGGAATTTGCATCGGGGAAAAATCGCTTGTCAGGCTGCATACGCATTAAGCCCTCAACGTAGTATCGATAAAGCACGTTAAGGCTATCGCTAATCTCGTAATATCTATCGCGTATGTTTTGACGATAAAAATCTTCAAAATCAAGGTAGATGCCAAATACGGGATCGTTAACAAACTCTTTTACTGTAATGCTGTCAATACCTGAAAGAAGGGTAATTACTCTAACGCTATCGGCAAAAGCAGTTTGGGAGTATATTTGCGAAGCAAGCTGTCGCCAATTACCATTTTGCTCCTTCACTTTGAGAAGAAATTGAGGTTGAAGTTGCTCAGGCACCCGTTCTGAGTATGCCTGCATCATAGCAGCAAATACTTCGCGGTCAACAGCAAGTTCAAAATCCTTAAAGAATCTTCTGGAATATCCTATAAGTGCCTGTTTTTGCGCTTCAAGTTTATCTTTATCAGCCTTTGGATCTAGAACAAGATTGATTAATTTTTCAAAACGCGATGCAAAGCCAATAAGCTCAACACCATATACAGCTTCGTACCTATAATTTGCAATTAACGATAGCGGTGCAAGTTCGGAATATAGCTGTTCAAATTTAGGGAGTAGCCATCCGTATCGTTCATTCAACTCTGGTTTTGACGATGCCCAGGCAGCAAACATGCTCTCAAGTTCCTGCTTCTTTGAAACAGCATTAAGTCTTTTAAGTCCCATTGTTTCACCAATCCATTTTTTCCAGGCATTGGCAACACGCGCATGTTTTGAAGCATACTTAATGGCAATGGTATCATTTTTACTCATAAAGCTATCAAAAATCGACAACCTAATATCGCGCAAAGCAATATTATTTGGGTTTATCTGGTTAATTATCAGATTTACTTCGTGTGAAGTAATATACTGCTTTGTACGACCAGGGAAACCATAAACCAGAGTAAAATCGCCTTCTTTTATACCTTTCGTTGATATCTTCAGGAAACGTTTTGGTTTATAGGGTACATTATCGGGCGAGTATGGTGCAGGATTATTATTTTTATCGGCGTAAATACGAAACATTGAGAAATCGCCAGTATGGCGTGGCCAAACCCAGTTGTCGGTATCGCCACCAAATTTGCCAATAGTTTCAGGTGGGGCACCTACCAGCCTAACATCTTCAAAAACCTGATAAACAAAAATGAAATACTGGTTTCCATAGTAAAAAGGACGAATAATAGCCTCATAGCCAACCCCTTCTTTTTCTGCCAATTCAATAAGGCTATCAGCAACCTGCCCAATGGCTTTTGCGCGTTCTAGCTCAGTCATGGTGGTCGTTACATTCTTCAACACCTTATCGGTTACGTCATCCATTCTAACAAGAAACCTAACCGTGAGCCCTGGGTTGGGAAGTTCGTCGGCATGCGACTTTGCCCAAAAACCATTTGCTAGAAGATTATTATCGACAGTTGAATGGGATTGTATTGACGAAAAACCACAATGGTGATTTGTGATTAAAAGACCTTGATCGGAAATTAGCTCGCCAGTACATCCTCTACCAAACTGAACAATGGCATCTTTCAAACTAGAATGGTTTACACTGTAGAGGTCCTCGGCTGTTAACTTAAATCCCATGCGTTGCATTTCGGGAATATTTTTGCCTATTAGCATGGGTATCCACATACCCTCATCGGCAATGGCACTAAAAGTAAACACTGCTGATAATACTAGTAATAACACTTTTTTCTTCATCGCTAAGTATTTTTTTTTATTTTGATATCAATTTTATGAAAGAGATTAATTGATCGTGTAAAGTTTCTACAGGCAGCCCCATTACATTGTAGTAGGAACCATCGATTCGTTCAACACCCACATACCCAATCCATTCCTGAACGCCATATGCACCCGCCTTATCGAAAGGCTTATATTTTGATACGTAGTAATCGATTTGCTCTGGGCTCAACCTTTTAAAATATACCTCTGTAGAAACCGAGAACACACGCTCTATATCTTTCGATTTAATGCAAACACCAGTTATTACTGTATGTGATTTATTCTGAAGCGCACCTATTATCTGCCTGGCATCCGCTTCATCTTTTGGTTTACCAAGTATTTGGTTACAACAAACAACTATAGTGTCGCATGCCAAAAGAATTGTTTTAGCATCAAGCCTATCGGCAAAATGGGAAGCCTTGTAACGAGCAAGATATACGGGAACATCATGAAGAGGAATATTTTGAGGAAAAGGTTCATCATCGTCGTGCGAGGTATCCCATATCTCAAAATCAACATCCAATCCTTTAAGTAAATTCCTTCGTCGTGGCGATTTAGATGCCAGGACCAATTTTTTATCGATTAGCAATTCCTGTAAAAGCATAAAAAAAACTAATTAACGATGTATGCAAAAACTAAAGTATAAAGCACACCAGAAAGCATTATTAGTTTACAAATAAGGCTTGCTCTATGATATTCGGACTTTGTACTAGCAAGCAACACGCTAAAAATTAAAACAAAAATCGGCAAGGCAACCAAAACGACCATGTAAACCAGTGAAATATAATCGAAACCAGTTTTGGAGATTTTAAAAAGATATGCTGAGAAGAGTATCACCAAAGCCACAAGGGTAATTGCTAGAATGGAAGCCACAATTAATTTAGCCTTTTTCACCCCATAATGGACAGGAATTGTATCTCTACCGAGGGTAGTGTCACCCTCAAAGTCTTCTATATCCTTAATAATCTCTCTAGCAAGTGTTAGCAAAAATCCAAAAAATGCGAATCCTCCTACCCAGTAGAGTATCACTCTCAAGTTAAGTTGATAAATAAAAATAATATCACGATAAGTACCAAGCATAGGA containing:
- a CDS encoding sensor histidine kinase, which gives rise to MTQIFKNIRNRYYEKIICIPNHLYERKDLSFLRNDLFFSILLITFLFGILAYIPSVFFSVEHEKYAIGIIDTIAIATITYITFSRKLSITTKKIIFVVNAYILAIVLFIYLGTKGPATIVLFSISLLSTLFFSKRVGLISVAINAAVYFSLPFTINNLIPRPNFFNDLTVNAWLIIGFNLIIFNTILVIAISFLVDHLESLIINEKELQNQLKKEREDLIVAKQRAEESDKLKSAFLANMSHEIRTPMNGILGFLDLLQQPDLSEATKSKYIHIVNKSAERLMNTINDLIDISKIEAGEINIVNTETDIDKLLIELYNFYNPQAIKKGITLFPSIPYSNLELKIYTDNQKLYAILSNLIKNALKFTDEGNICFGYLLKDNIIEFFVKDTGIGIPKDRQDVIFNRFVQADLSDKRAFQGSGLGLSIAKAYVELLGGKIWVESEEGVGSVFKFTIPLILSKPQNI
- a CDS encoding Maf family nucleotide pyrophosphatase translates to MLLQELLIDKKLVLASKSPRRRNLLKGLDVDFEIWDTSHDDDEPFPQNIPLHDVPVYLARYKASHFADRLDAKTILLACDTIVVCCNQILGKPKDEADARQIIGALQNKSHTVITGVCIKSKDIERVFSVSTEVYFKRLSPEQIDYYVSKYKPFDKAGAYGVQEWIGYVGVERIDGSYYNVMGLPVETLHDQLISFIKLISK
- a CDS encoding S46 family peptidase, which produces MKKKVLLLVLSAVFTFSAIADEGMWIPMLIGKNIPEMQRMGFKLTAEDLYSVNHSSLKDAIVQFGRGCTGELISDQGLLITNHHCGFSSIQSHSTVDNNLLANGFWAKSHADELPNPGLTVRFLVRMDDVTDKVLKNVTTTMTELERAKAIGQVADSLIELAEKEGVGYEAIIRPFYYGNQYFIFVYQVFEDVRLVGAPPETIGKFGGDTDNWVWPRHTGDFSMFRIYADKNNNPAPYSPDNVPYKPKRFLKISTKGIKEGDFTLVYGFPGRTKQYITSHEVNLIINQINPNNIALRDIRLSIFDSFMSKNDTIAIKYASKHARVANAWKKWIGETMGLKRLNAVSKKQELESMFAAWASSKPELNERYGWLLPKFEQLYSELAPLSLIANYRYEAVYGVELIGFASRFEKLINLVLDPKADKDKLEAQKQALIGYSRRFFKDFELAVDREVFAAMMQAYSERVPEQLQPQFLLKVKEQNGNWRQLASQIYSQTAFADSVRVITLLSGIDSITVKEFVNDPVFGIYLDFEDFYRQNIRDRYYEISDSLNVLYRYYVEGLMRMQPDKRFFPDANSTLRIAYGKVGGFAPRDGVVYNYYTTIDGVYEKAQQRNVPDYVAPERLIEFYKKKDFGPYAENGTVPVAFIASNHTTGGNSGSPVLDAEGNLIGVNFDRCWESTMSDVMFDPNYCRNITLDIRYALFIIDKFAGAKNLVDEMEIIN